The genomic stretch CCTCTTGCAGGTGAGGGAGGCGTCGGGATGCTTAGAGGACAAATTGTCCCTCCTGCAGTCTGAGCTGGACTTTATGGAGGACGTCCAGAAAATCATCAGCAGAACCAGGGTCCACATCAAGGCCCAGGTAcccgtctgtccatctgtctgtccacccGTCTGTCCACCCGTCTGTCCACCCATCTGTCCACCCGTCTGTCCACCCATCTGTCCACccgtctgtccacctgtctgtccacctgtccctctgtctcagGGTTCATATGTTGatgaagaaaatggaaaaatcctggaaTTAGCAAGCAGCAATTTTTCAGGCCTTAAAAAGTTTCGGAAAAGTCCTAAATATGTGGAATGACGTCAGAAATCTGAAATCCtgacaataatttctgtttttatcatttctggCTGCGATAAATGTggttattttggtgttttctttcaCAATCACCAACcatttattcataaaaatgattttttttctgtttaaaaaacaacacattttaaagacaatttttttccttttattaatCCTGCTCTGAAGTTATTAACTTTGaaataacatacatttaaaaaggcGTTATAGTTTTGAAAAAGAACCGACGAGGAGAATCGATCACggtttcagagaatgtttggtctGTAACAATTgactcaaagtcctggaaagtccTTGCTGAGTATGAAGCCTGAGTAAAGTGCAGTCAGGAGCTGACGCATGAACACTGACGGCTCCGTGACTCACAGGCAGCAGACAGCAGTCGGCAGCAGCACGACATCAGCAGCTGCCTGCAGGAGCTGAAGAACGCCATGGAcaacaca from Plectropomus leopardus isolate mb unplaced genomic scaffold, YSFRI_Pleo_2.0 unplaced_scaffold19618, whole genome shotgun sequence encodes the following:
- the LOC121965331 gene encoding coiled-coil domain-containing protein 180-like; translation: LFSEGGNFAPREVRQFQRRLKEETRQLRGTEESIFSELELFESRSLQQVREASGCLEDKLSLLQSELDFMEDVQKIISRTRVHIKAQAADSSRQQHDISSCLQELKNAMDNTQ